One window from the genome of Tachypleus tridentatus isolate NWPU-2018 chromosome 11, ASM421037v1, whole genome shotgun sequence encodes:
- the LOC143231945 gene encoding uncharacterized protein LOC143231945, whose amino-acid sequence MCDEQETSVPPEISVPKSDFDVNKKSLRKRIWNGLRNVFCCQHDYKPFKQETIRGITDPLDETESWCHDSYPFHSIRNMFTLNTEEFTFKKVHTSSQCRQIT is encoded by the exons ATGTGTGATGAACAAGAAACATCAGTTCCTCCGGAGATTTCCGTACCCaaaag tgaCTTTGACGTGAACAAAAAATCACTTAGGAAGAGAATCTGGAATGGCCTCAGAAATGTGTTTTGTTGTCAGCATGACTACAAGCCATTCAAACAGGAGACCATAAGAGGAATAACAGATCCTTTAGACGAAACAGAGTCCtggtgtcacgactc GTATCCTTTTCATTCTATAAGGAACATGTTTACGTTGAATACTGAAGAATTTACCTTTAAAAAAGTTCACACATCTAGCCAGTGTCGCCAAATAACTTAA